A window of the Acidithiobacillus thiooxidans ATCC 19377 genome harbors these coding sequences:
- the nadB gene encoding L-aspartate oxidase: MPAFDFLIIGSGAAGLSTALGLARLGSVGILSKDLAAISASDWAQGGMAAVMDFNQDSITMHVEDTLGAGAGLCHPAAVSRIIRAGPAAAQQLINWGVPFDQQAHGEWHLTREGGHRVRRVLHRADTTGHAIESTLLAQLRQHPEISLMENHFVTDLWLQDGSCQGAWVLGNGSSLPELWTARAVILTSGGAGQLYLHTSNPLVATGDGLALAYRAGAEIANLEFIQFHPTTLYDPDNTPFLLSEALRGEGALLRLPDGRTFLEQYDPRAELAPRDIVARAIDAEMKKNQLAYVTLDISAQPSERIRQHFPAIYAHCLEHGHDLTHEPIPVVPAAHYTCGGIVVDQSGRSTVPGLYAAGEVSSTGLHGANRLASNSLLECVVGAASIVEALEGLAQLPDKPDGNLHACPLSTTHDRTIYKDHIQILRHDIQKLMWQSGGIIRNDRDIQQAIERLESMRTRIGDVAGISRAYQELRNMRQNAEILLRSALFRRESRGCHYNSDHPDTHNNPQDMLSQRDHEQPYARPIPAADADATSARPHP, from the coding sequence ATGCCCGCTTTCGATTTTTTAATTATAGGCTCCGGCGCCGCTGGCTTGAGCACAGCATTGGGGCTTGCCCGCCTGGGTAGCGTAGGTATTCTCAGCAAGGATCTGGCGGCAATTTCGGCCAGCGACTGGGCCCAGGGGGGGATGGCTGCCGTCATGGACTTCAACCAGGACAGCATCACCATGCATGTTGAAGACACCTTGGGTGCCGGTGCGGGTCTCTGTCACCCGGCGGCGGTGTCACGGATTATTCGTGCCGGACCAGCGGCGGCACAACAGCTCATCAACTGGGGTGTGCCATTTGATCAGCAGGCGCATGGTGAATGGCATTTGACTCGCGAAGGGGGGCATCGGGTGCGCCGGGTTCTGCACCGGGCGGATACCACCGGCCATGCCATTGAAAGCACCCTTTTGGCGCAGCTGCGTCAGCATCCTGAAATCAGCCTGATGGAAAATCACTTTGTTACTGATTTATGGCTACAGGACGGATCCTGTCAGGGAGCCTGGGTCCTTGGAAACGGGTCCAGCTTGCCGGAATTATGGACTGCCCGCGCTGTCATACTGACCAGCGGTGGAGCGGGTCAACTTTACCTGCATACCAGTAACCCACTGGTAGCTACAGGGGACGGATTGGCCCTGGCTTACCGGGCCGGGGCTGAAATCGCCAACCTTGAATTTATCCAGTTTCATCCAACCACCCTTTATGATCCGGATAATACGCCCTTTTTACTTTCGGAAGCCTTACGTGGTGAAGGTGCCCTGCTCCGTCTTCCCGATGGCCGGACTTTTTTGGAGCAGTACGACCCTCGTGCCGAACTGGCTCCCAGAGATATTGTGGCCCGCGCCATTGATGCCGAAATGAAAAAAAATCAACTTGCCTATGTCACTCTGGACATCAGTGCGCAGCCCAGTGAAAGGATACGTCAACATTTTCCGGCGATATACGCCCATTGTCTTGAACACGGCCACGATTTGACGCATGAACCCATTCCGGTAGTGCCCGCCGCTCACTACACCTGTGGTGGGATTGTTGTAGATCAGTCAGGACGCAGCACGGTGCCCGGGTTATATGCTGCCGGTGAAGTCAGTTCCACGGGCCTGCACGGTGCCAACCGCCTGGCCAGCAATTCCCTGCTGGAATGTGTGGTCGGCGCGGCAAGTATTGTCGAAGCTCTGGAAGGTTTGGCGCAACTTCCAGATAAGCCGGATGGCAACCTGCATGCCTGCCCACTTTCAACGACTCATGACCGCACTATTTACAAGGACCATATCCAGATCCTGCGCCACGACATTCAGAAACTGATGTGGCAAAGCGGCGGCATCATTCGCAACGATCGGGATATTCAACAGGCCATTGAGCGACTGGAAAGCATGCGAACCCGGATTGGCGACGTTGCGGGCATATCCAGGGCGTATCAGGAGTTGCGCAATATGCGCCAAAACGCGGAAATTCTGCTGCGTTCTGCGTTGTTTCGGCGTGAATCCCGAGGCTGTCACTATAATAGCGATCATCCCGACACCCACAACAATCCCCAGGATATGCTCAGCCAGCGCGACCATGAACAGCCTTACGCTCGGCCCATACCTGCCGCAGATGCAGACGCCACAAGCGCCAGACCGCATCCCTGA
- a CDS encoding YgfZ/GcvT domain-containing protein, with amino-acid sequence MSSAAIQFSLLSSELGLIHAYGAEAEKFLQGQFSNDLRSLTSAGQGQWSSYSTAKGRMIANFYVQRAGDHIWLSLSSSLVDVVAERLRKFRMMAKLDIENAEPDYAIMAIYGAGTGDLLTKALGCATPELENEGAARDDWLLTRLPWANLEIFQLIAPREKLADLTHLLTQSGGLEAPVAQWRLAAIQAGVAYISLGTTEKIIPQELNLEVLGGINFKKGCYPGQEIVARSHYLGKLKNQMYGVSAHQPLQAGDEIFAESMGEQSIGLVINAAESGSGQYAALAVLRAANAGEMLRVGALDGAEVHMQKLPYTLPLDMPKEA; translated from the coding sequence ATGTCATCAGCCGCCATCCAATTTTCCCTCCTGAGTAGCGAACTGGGGCTTATTCATGCCTATGGCGCGGAGGCCGAAAAATTTCTGCAGGGCCAATTCTCCAATGATCTGCGCAGCCTGACCAGTGCCGGCCAGGGACAGTGGAGCAGTTACAGTACGGCCAAAGGGCGGATGATTGCTAATTTTTACGTGCAACGCGCCGGGGACCATATTTGGTTAAGCCTCTCCAGCAGCCTGGTAGATGTGGTTGCAGAACGCCTGCGCAAATTTCGGATGATGGCCAAGCTGGACATTGAAAATGCCGAACCCGATTACGCAATAATGGCTATTTATGGGGCCGGCACTGGAGACCTTCTGACCAAGGCTTTGGGATGTGCAACGCCTGAACTTGAAAATGAGGGTGCCGCCCGGGATGATTGGCTCCTGACCCGCCTGCCCTGGGCAAATCTGGAAATATTTCAGCTGATCGCCCCACGCGAAAAACTGGCTGATCTGACGCATCTCCTGACCCAATCGGGTGGACTGGAAGCGCCTGTTGCTCAATGGCGTTTAGCCGCCATCCAGGCGGGAGTGGCTTACATCAGCCTGGGTACCACCGAAAAAATAATCCCGCAAGAACTGAATCTGGAGGTGCTGGGCGGAATCAATTTCAAGAAGGGTTGCTATCCGGGTCAGGAAATTGTTGCGCGTTCTCATTATCTGGGCAAACTTAAAAACCAGATGTATGGAGTCAGTGCCCATCAGCCCTTGCAGGCGGGTGACGAAATATTTGCGGAAAGTATGGGTGAACAAAGCATCGGGCTGGTCATCAATGCCGCAGAATCCGGTTCCGGTCAGTACGCAGCACTGGCGGTCCTGCGTGCGGCCAACGCAGGAGAAATGCTCAGAGTCGGAGCCTTGGACGGCGCAGAAGTACATATGCAGAAACTGCCTTATACCCTTCCTCTGGATATGCCCAAAGAGGCCTGA
- a CDS encoding TatD family hydrolase produces MLIDSHCHLDFEDFAEDRSAILERAQAAGVQEILIAAVVQKHWPRVQVLAAENTGIWAAAGVHPNEPEAETPSMDNLLAALSAEKVVAVGETGLDYFRSEGDLRWQQERFARHIAASKATGKPVIVHTREAAADTLGLLRSEDARASGGVIHCFTENWEFARAVLDMGFYISLSGIVTFKKSLDLQAVARKLPADRLLVETDSPYLAPTPLRGKRNEPAYVRHVAQFLAELRAESFADLAQQTTDNFHHLFTRTVAA; encoded by the coding sequence ATGCTGATAGACTCCCATTGCCATCTCGATTTTGAAGATTTTGCAGAAGATCGCTCAGCCATTCTCGAACGTGCCCAGGCTGCCGGGGTGCAGGAAATCCTGATCGCCGCCGTTGTGCAAAAACATTGGCCGCGCGTACAGGTTCTGGCGGCTGAAAATACGGGTATATGGGCCGCTGCCGGGGTGCACCCCAATGAGCCGGAAGCCGAAACGCCGAGTATGGATAACCTGCTTGCCGCTTTATCTGCGGAAAAAGTTGTGGCTGTGGGTGAGACCGGGTTGGACTATTTTCGCAGTGAGGGAGATTTGCGCTGGCAGCAGGAGCGCTTTGCCCGGCACATTGCCGCCTCCAAGGCGACGGGTAAGCCTGTTATTGTCCATACCCGTGAAGCCGCAGCAGATACTCTGGGTTTACTGCGGAGCGAAGATGCCCGCGCTTCCGGGGGGGTCATCCACTGTTTTACGGAAAACTGGGAATTTGCCCGTGCTGTTCTGGATATGGGATTTTATATTTCCCTTTCCGGTATAGTGACCTTCAAAAAGTCGCTGGACTTACAGGCTGTTGCCCGGAAATTGCCAGCAGATCGTCTGCTGGTAGAGACAGATTCGCCTTACCTGGCACCAACGCCTCTGCGCGGTAAACGCAATGAACCGGCTTATGTTCGTCATGTCGCCCAATTTTTGGCTGAGTTGAGGGCGGAGTCGTTTGCAGATCTGGCACAACAGACAACTGATAACTTTCATCATCTTTTTACCCGGACGGTGGCCGCATGA
- the cydC gene encoding thiol reductant ABC exporter subunit CydC has translation MSDYIRLLKLFFPYKFWMLGGAFLALLTILSNFGLLALSGWFLASAALAGLGGYATLNLYNFFLPAAGVRAFATTRVISRWLERVITHEATFRLLAQLRSWFYSRLEPLAPAGLQGYRSGDILSRLVADIDTLNNFYLRVFTPFLVAGMATVLMSGFFAFFSWRLAIALFLFLAVSGLVLPFVAERLGARSGAEMTDLQSDYRVQIVDGMQGMGELLTYGAGPEILRRSHSLNDAILQRQAKMAQISGLGTAGMSFMGNLAIWVILILAIPLIHGGHLGPSDLPMFALGVMGSFEAIVALPLAFQFLGQTRQAARRIFSVADSALPFPDASGPAPKVQQPDLLLKDVHLRYPGGQKDALAGLDLHIVSGSKVAILGATGAGKSSIANMLLRFYDYQSGSAQFGGHELKNFPADDLREYFAVVSQRSYLFHTTIRDNLLVAKGDAEEDELWAALAAAQLDDFVRSQPDGLDTIVGEGGVKLSGGQGRRVAIARAILKNAPWLVLDEPTEGLDPLTEMEFLRDLQPLMQGRTVLYITHRLLGLEQMDRVFIMDEGRVVESGTFAELLNQGGQLSHFATFRQGVSA, from the coding sequence ATGTCTGATTACATTCGTCTTTTAAAACTGTTTTTCCCCTATAAGTTCTGGATGTTGGGTGGTGCTTTTCTGGCGCTGCTCACCATATTGTCCAATTTTGGGTTGCTGGCGCTTTCCGGTTGGTTTCTGGCCAGTGCGGCACTGGCGGGCTTGGGTGGTTATGCCACGCTCAATTTATATAATTTTTTTCTTCCCGCTGCCGGAGTTCGGGCTTTTGCCACGACCCGGGTGATTTCCCGCTGGCTGGAGCGGGTGATTACCCACGAGGCCACCTTCCGGCTGCTGGCCCAACTGCGCAGCTGGTTTTACAGCCGTCTGGAGCCTCTGGCCCCGGCCGGATTACAGGGCTATCGCTCAGGAGACATCCTGTCCCGTCTGGTCGCCGACATAGACACCCTGAACAACTTTTATTTGCGGGTATTTACGCCATTTCTGGTAGCCGGAATGGCTACTGTGCTGATGTCCGGTTTTTTTGCTTTTTTCTCCTGGCGCCTGGCGATTGCCCTGTTTTTGTTCCTGGCTGTTTCCGGCCTGGTCCTGCCGTTTGTAGCTGAGCGTCTGGGTGCCCGCAGTGGGGCGGAAATGACGGATTTGCAATCTGATTATCGGGTCCAGATTGTAGACGGCATGCAAGGTATGGGCGAGTTGCTCACTTACGGGGCCGGTCCCGAAATTCTGCGTCGCAGTCATTCCCTCAATGATGCCATTTTGCAGAGACAGGCGAAAATGGCGCAAATCAGCGGGCTGGGCACTGCGGGCATGAGTTTTATGGGCAATCTGGCGATCTGGGTGATTTTGATTCTCGCCATCCCCCTGATCCACGGCGGCCATCTCGGGCCTTCCGATTTACCCATGTTTGCCTTGGGGGTAATGGGTTCCTTTGAAGCCATTGTCGCCTTGCCTCTGGCTTTTCAGTTTCTGGGCCAGACCCGGCAGGCAGCCCGACGGATTTTCTCGGTGGCAGACAGCGCCTTGCCCTTTCCCGATGCCAGTGGCCCGGCGCCCAAGGTGCAACAGCCTGATTTGCTGCTAAAGGATGTGCATCTGCGCTATCCCGGCGGGCAAAAGGATGCCCTGGCAGGGTTGGATCTCCATATTGTTTCTGGCAGCAAGGTGGCGATATTGGGGGCTACGGGTGCCGGAAAAAGCAGTATCGCCAATATGTTGCTGCGTTTTTATGATTATCAAAGTGGTTCGGCCCAATTCGGCGGCCATGAACTTAAAAACTTCCCTGCCGATGACCTGCGCGAATATTTTGCGGTGGTCTCGCAGCGCTCCTATTTGTTTCACACCACCATTCGCGATAATTTGCTGGTGGCCAAGGGCGACGCTGAAGAAGATGAACTTTGGGCGGCGCTGGCGGCTGCACAACTGGATGATTTTGTGCGGAGTCAGCCGGATGGACTGGATACCATTGTCGGTGAAGGTGGTGTGAAATTATCTGGTGGGCAGGGGCGGCGGGTGGCAATTGCCCGTGCCATCCTCAAAAATGCTCCCTGGCTGGTATTGGATGAACCCACTGAGGGCCTCGATCCGCTGACTGAAATGGAATTTCTGCGTGATTTGCAGCCTCTGATGCAAGGCCGCACAGTTCTTTATATTACCCACCGATTGCTTGGTCTGGAGCAGATGGATCGGGTATTTATCATGGACGAAGGGCGGGTAGTGGAGTCGGGGACATTTGCCGAGTTGCTGAACCAAGGCGGACAGCTCAGTCATTTTGCCACTTTTCGGCAAGGAGTGTCGGCGTAA
- the cydD gene encoding thiol reductant ABC exporter subunit CydD produces the protein MAKAERIDQRLMQEGRRTRGALYFGIGLGLAAGLLIILQAFILAHIINGVSFQGLSLAAVMPLLWALLGLFVLRAALSWAGELVAFRASARIKTYLREQLLKHLLQLGPVAIAGERSADIASTMIEGVEALEPYFSRYLPQMALVSLIPLAILIVVFPEDWISGLILLITGPLVPFFMVLVGYAAEAVNQRQWRKMLLMSAHFLDVVQGLTTLKIFGRAKDEIEIVARISDDYRRSTMAGLRVAFLTSAVLEFFASLSIALVAVSLGARLLQVHASVTFFTAFFVLLLAPEYFNPLRGLSTHYHARMSAIAAAKRIFEILDMPLPEKSRQGADYVPSGQISLSVRNLHFSYEAGRSALDGVNAEFPAGKVTALVGASGAGKSTLASALLGFVQASEGEILVNGQMPLNAIEPELWWKQLAWVPQNPRLFHGSLGDNIRIGRPDADLAALREAAQNAHALEFIENLPDGFETMIGDLGQGLSGGQIQRIALARAFLKNPPLFILDEATANLDMENESLVLDAMQKLITGRTAIVIAHRLATAERADHIIVMDAGRVAESGSHQELLAAGGVYARMVAAYRGETHV, from the coding sequence ATGGCGAAAGCGGAACGAATTGATCAGAGATTAATGCAGGAAGGGCGTCGGACTCGAGGCGCCCTGTATTTTGGCATAGGCTTGGGGCTGGCGGCTGGTCTGCTGATTATCCTCCAGGCTTTTATTCTCGCCCATATCATCAACGGGGTATCGTTTCAGGGACTTAGTCTCGCAGCCGTAATGCCACTACTTTGGGCTCTGCTGGGGCTTTTTGTCCTGCGTGCCGCTTTATCCTGGGCGGGGGAGCTGGTGGCTTTTCGGGCCAGTGCCCGCATCAAAACCTATTTGCGCGAACAGTTGCTGAAGCACCTTTTGCAACTGGGGCCGGTGGCCATTGCCGGCGAACGCAGCGCCGATATTGCCAGCACCATGATCGAAGGTGTGGAGGCTTTGGAGCCTTACTTTTCCCGTTATTTACCGCAAATGGCTCTGGTGAGCCTGATACCTCTGGCGATTTTGATTGTGGTATTTCCCGAAGACTGGATCAGCGGTTTGATATTGCTGATAACCGGTCCTTTGGTTCCTTTTTTTATGGTGTTGGTAGGTTATGCGGCCGAAGCGGTTAACCAGCGTCAGTGGCGGAAAATGCTGTTGATGAGTGCGCATTTCCTGGATGTGGTGCAAGGTCTGACCACGCTCAAGATTTTTGGTCGTGCCAAAGATGAAATCGAAATCGTGGCCAGAATTTCTGACGACTACCGACGCAGCACCATGGCGGGTCTGCGCGTTGCCTTTCTGACCTCGGCCGTGCTGGAGTTTTTTGCCAGTCTTTCCATTGCCCTGGTGGCGGTCTCTCTGGGCGCCAGACTGCTGCAGGTCCATGCCTCAGTTACTTTTTTTACCGCCTTTTTCGTTCTGCTCCTGGCGCCGGAGTATTTTAATCCGCTGCGGGGGTTATCGACCCACTATCATGCCCGCATGAGCGCCATAGCGGCTGCCAAAAGAATTTTCGAAATACTGGACATGCCATTGCCGGAAAAATCCCGGCAGGGCGCAGATTATGTACCTTCCGGTCAAATCAGTCTGTCGGTGCGCAATCTGCATTTTTCCTATGAAGCTGGACGCAGCGCACTGGACGGCGTAAATGCCGAGTTTCCAGCGGGTAAAGTCACCGCTTTGGTGGGTGCCAGCGGTGCCGGAAAAAGCACCCTGGCCAGTGCGTTGCTGGGTTTTGTACAAGCGAGTGAGGGCGAAATTCTCGTCAATGGGCAGATGCCACTGAATGCCATAGAGCCGGAACTCTGGTGGAAACAGCTCGCTTGGGTGCCGCAAAATCCTCGTCTTTTTCATGGCAGTCTCGGGGATAATATCCGGATCGGCCGCCCGGATGCTGATCTGGCTGCACTTCGGGAAGCTGCGCAAAATGCCCACGCACTGGAGTTCATTGAAAACTTGCCTGATGGTTTTGAGACGATGATTGGTGATTTAGGCCAGGGGCTTTCTGGTGGGCAAATTCAGCGAATAGCTCTGGCGCGGGCTTTTCTTAAAAACCCGCCACTTTTCATACTGGATGAAGCCACTGCCAATCTCGATATGGAAAATGAATCACTGGTGCTGGATGCCATGCAAAAGTTAATTACAGGGCGCACAGCGATAGTCATCGCCCATCGTCTGGCCACGGCAGAACGGGCTGATCATATTATTGTCATGGATGCAGGCCGGGTGGCCGAAAGTGGAAGCCACCAGGAGCTGCTTGCAGCGGGCGGGGTGTATGCCCGTATGGTTGCTGCCTACCGGGGGGAAACCCATGTCTGA
- a CDS encoding FIST signal transduction protein has product MHHPESLFAYGHAADPDWRVALAAALDMAGSQAQSGTLGFLYVSDLFEAELPELLAQLNQQLDVKHWTGCVGIGICATGQEYLDTPALALMVTDIPELELSIFSGMTPYLSDQPLQVNGAAPYFAVVHGDTATPDLPDLVRDLAGKTRSGFITGGLSSTRGKGGQLADKAVHGGLSGVLFSEKVAIATRLSQGCSPIGPLHEIGDAKSNIIGTLDKRPALDVLYEEIGEILARDLQKAAGFIFVALPVANDDRGDYTVRNLIGVDTDRKLMAIGEYVESGQSLMFCKRDGTTAREDLLRMLTDLKKLVAGRNIRGGLYFSCLGRGEGLFGPDSAELRLIEEQLGHFPLVGFFANGEISHDKIYGYTGVLTLFLGD; this is encoded by the coding sequence ATGCATCATCCGGAATCGCTTTTTGCCTATGGACATGCTGCTGATCCTGATTGGCGGGTGGCTTTGGCGGCTGCATTGGATATGGCGGGCAGCCAGGCCCAAAGCGGAACCCTGGGTTTTTTGTATGTATCCGACCTGTTCGAAGCAGAGCTGCCTGAGTTACTGGCGCAACTGAATCAGCAGCTGGATGTTAAACATTGGACGGGTTGTGTAGGCATTGGAATTTGTGCCACAGGTCAGGAATATTTGGATACACCCGCCCTGGCATTGATGGTCACGGATATTCCCGAGTTGGAATTGTCCATTTTTTCAGGAATGACCCCCTACCTGAGTGACCAGCCTCTCCAGGTGAATGGTGCAGCCCCTTATTTTGCCGTTGTGCATGGTGACACCGCCACGCCTGACTTGCCCGATCTGGTGCGGGATCTGGCCGGTAAAACCCGGAGCGGGTTTATCACTGGCGGACTCAGCAGTACACGCGGCAAGGGCGGGCAATTGGCCGACAAAGCGGTTCATGGTGGTTTAAGTGGTGTGCTGTTCAGCGAAAAAGTGGCCATTGCCACCCGTCTTTCCCAGGGTTGCAGCCCCATTGGTCCCCTTCATGAAATCGGTGACGCTAAAAGCAACATTATTGGCACCCTCGACAAGCGGCCTGCCCTCGATGTGTTATACGAAGAAATTGGGGAGATTCTCGCCCGGGATTTACAGAAGGCGGCCGGTTTTATTTTTGTCGCCTTGCCCGTAGCCAATGATGATCGCGGCGATTACACCGTCCGCAATCTGATTGGTGTGGACACGGATCGTAAATTGATGGCGATTGGTGAATATGTGGAATCCGGTCAATCGCTGATGTTTTGCAAGCGCGATGGTACTACGGCCCGGGAAGATTTGTTGCGGATGCTGACAGACCTGAAGAAACTGGTGGCTGGTCGAAACATTCGTGGCGGCTTATATTTTTCCTGTCTGGGCAGAGGCGAAGGACTGTTTGGCCCCGATTCAGCGGAGTTACGTCTGATTGAGGAGCAACTAGGCCATTTTCCGCTGGTTGGTTTTTTTGCGAATGGCGAAATTTCTCATGATAAAATATACGGTTATACCGGAGTGCTGACGCTTTTTCTGGGTGACTGA
- a CDS encoding MBL fold metallo-hydrolase encodes MKITFLGTGSSAGTPVIACDCPVCRSTDPHNRRRRASILVEHEDTVLLVDTGPDLRQQMLDAHVQRLTAVLYTHFHADHINGIDDLRAFNFAQKIVIPCYADERTASELESRFRYCFLPPDAAWAKPSLSMERFHTEKTFGNLKVMPIPIMHGKLCILGFRFGDVAYLTDLKSIPDESLALLKNLKLLILDCLRYEAHPTHLNVEEALYWTRRIAAEQTIFTHMTHDIDYAQFAAELPADIVPAFDGMVIEQSTAP; translated from the coding sequence ATGAAAATCACTTTTCTGGGAACAGGGTCCAGTGCGGGCACCCCGGTGATTGCTTGCGACTGTCCGGTATGTCGAAGTACGGACCCCCACAACCGTCGTCGTCGTGCCAGTATTCTGGTAGAACATGAGGATACGGTGTTGTTGGTGGATACGGGGCCGGATCTGCGCCAGCAAATGCTGGATGCCCATGTCCAACGCCTGACTGCCGTGCTCTATACCCATTTTCATGCAGATCACATTAACGGCATTGACGACCTGCGCGCCTTTAATTTTGCCCAGAAAATCGTCATCCCCTGTTATGCGGACGAACGTACGGCCAGCGAGCTGGAAAGTCGTTTTCGCTACTGTTTTTTGCCACCCGACGCGGCCTGGGCAAAACCGTCTTTATCCATGGAACGTTTCCATACTGAAAAGACTTTCGGCAATCTCAAGGTGATGCCCATTCCTATCATGCACGGTAAATTGTGCATCCTGGGCTTCCGTTTCGGAGATGTAGCCTATCTGACCGATCTTAAATCGATTCCTGATGAAAGCCTGGCTCTGCTCAAGAATTTGAAACTGCTGATTCTGGATTGTCTGCGCTACGAAGCTCATCCGACGCACCTCAATGTCGAGGAAGCTTTGTATTGGACCCGTCGCATTGCTGCTGAGCAAACCATTTTCACCCATATGACCCATGATATTGATTATGCACAGTTCGCTGCGGAGCTCCCGGCAGATATCGTACCGGCTTTTGACGGTATGGTGATTGAGCAATCAACTGCGCCATAA
- the rpoE gene encoding RNA polymerase sigma factor RpoE has translation MSKTSGRGTSGALESGASSDLLLVQRVQKGEKGAFDLLVRKYQHKVVALVGRFVRTPEEAEDVAQEAFVKAYRALKNFRGDSAFYTWLYRIAVNTAKNHLVAQGRQVAIVDAETEDAEQFAGADGLREYDTPEGVLLSKELAEHIDGALSELPEDLRTAVTLREFEGLSYDEIAQVMECPVGTVRSRIFRAREAIAKVLAPLLDQEQS, from the coding sequence ATGAGTAAAACAAGTGGACGCGGCACAAGTGGTGCGCTGGAAAGTGGTGCGTCCAGTGACCTGCTCCTCGTTCAGCGGGTGCAAAAAGGCGAGAAAGGGGCATTTGATCTTCTGGTTCGCAAATATCAGCACAAGGTGGTCGCCCTGGTGGGTCGTTTTGTGCGCACTCCGGAAGAAGCGGAAGATGTGGCCCAGGAAGCCTTCGTCAAAGCCTATCGGGCACTGAAGAATTTTCGCGGGGATAGCGCATTTTATACCTGGTTATATCGTATTGCCGTCAATACTGCGAAAAATCACCTGGTCGCCCAGGGTCGGCAGGTAGCTATTGTGGATGCCGAAACTGAAGATGCGGAACAATTTGCCGGTGCCGATGGACTAAGAGAGTACGATACACCTGAAGGTGTTTTGCTCAGTAAGGAATTAGCTGAACATATTGATGGTGCTTTGTCGGAATTACCGGAGGATTTGCGAACAGCAGTCACCCTGAGGGAATTTGAAGGGCTCAGTTATGACGAAATTGCGCAGGTTATGGAGTGTCCGGTGGGTACTGTGAGGTCCCGTATTTTCAGGGCTCGTGAGGCCATTGCCAAAGTTTTGGCACCTTTGTTAGATCAGGAACAGTCATGA
- the rlmB gene encoding 23S rRNA (guanosine(2251)-2'-O)-methyltransferase RlmB has protein sequence MPKEQLYGIHAVHAALDAGELEEIWVATERHTDERIVPLLEKARALNLSIHELRHAALARKFNTDKHQGIAGVLLQHPEPDFTDILADLNGQGFLLVLDGVLDPHNLGACLRSAEAAGVSAVILPKDNACPVNATVRKAAAGSASRLPVCTVTNLSRTLASLQEAGFWLVGMSGDAPQNIYELDLNMPLVMVMGGEQKGLRRLTREHCDYLAHIPMAGAIESLNVSVATGICLFEASRQRQCLKTAANV, from the coding sequence TTGCCTAAGGAACAACTTTATGGGATTCATGCGGTGCATGCTGCTCTGGATGCCGGTGAGTTAGAGGAAATCTGGGTAGCTACGGAGCGGCACACAGATGAGAGAATCGTACCTCTTCTGGAAAAGGCCCGGGCTCTGAATTTATCCATTCATGAGTTGCGCCATGCTGCTCTGGCCCGCAAATTCAATACGGATAAGCATCAGGGTATTGCCGGTGTGCTTTTACAGCATCCGGAGCCGGATTTTACAGATATTCTCGCTGATCTGAATGGTCAGGGTTTTCTGCTGGTGCTGGATGGTGTGCTGGATCCCCACAATCTCGGTGCCTGCCTGCGCAGCGCTGAGGCTGCTGGAGTCAGTGCGGTCATTCTCCCCAAGGACAATGCCTGCCCGGTAAATGCTACCGTCCGCAAGGCTGCGGCTGGCTCGGCTTCACGACTGCCGGTCTGCACGGTAACCAATTTGTCCCGGACTCTGGCTTCCCTGCAGGAAGCGGGTTTCTGGCTGGTCGGTATGTCCGGAGACGCGCCGCAAAATATTTATGAGCTGGATTTGAACATGCCGCTGGTAATGGTCATGGGTGGAGAACAAAAGGGCTTGCGCCGCCTGACGCGTGAACACTGTGATTATCTGGCGCATATCCCCATGGCCGGAGCCATTGAAAGTCTCAATGTGTCCGTTGCTACGGGCATTTGTCTTTTTGAAGCCAGCCGTCAGCGTCAGTGTCTGAAAACGGCGGCTAATGTTTAA